The Beijerinckiaceae bacterium RH AL1 genome has a segment encoding these proteins:
- a CDS encoding Glycosyl transferase (ID:RHAL1_04031;~source:Prodigal:2.6) — MSEDFAFTLSRRGTHALAGRTVLQLVPALESVEADGPALDVAGALAGSNARPLIAAPPGPLVSELQARGGVWLDFPTRAKNPIVMALAVRRLRALIAREKIDLIHARSRPGAWMALGAVRNTRVPLVTSLSHLAAGRTVVRHQYDSVMAKGDLVIVGSNYAAATVASLYPGAAGRIAMVRPGVDLKPFAGQAIAPARVQALRQAWKIAADERILLLAARPSIWKGHKVLLDATRLLIDMGAHDLRLVFLGEGKGGAAREVEQAITASGLGAIVRTAKTCADMPAALLAAAVVVVPSIEPESFGRISVEAQAVGTPVVVSDLGAVPETVLAPPDIEASRRTGWRVSPSDPGLLADAIGEALALGASSRDALALRARRHVEAHFSIERMARETLDAYAAVLARKATQE, encoded by the coding sequence ATGAGCGAGGACTTCGCCTTTACCCTGAGCCGCCGCGGAACGCATGCGCTCGCCGGCCGCACGGTGCTGCAGCTCGTGCCCGCGCTCGAGTCCGTCGAGGCGGACGGCCCGGCGCTCGACGTCGCCGGCGCGCTCGCCGGCTCGAACGCCCGCCCGCTGATCGCCGCGCCGCCCGGGCCGCTGGTGAGCGAGCTGCAGGCCCGCGGCGGCGTCTGGCTCGACTTCCCGACGCGCGCCAAGAACCCGATCGTCATGGCGCTCGCCGTGCGTCGCCTGCGCGCGCTGATCGCGCGAGAAAAAATCGACCTCATCCATGCCCGCTCGCGGCCCGGCGCCTGGATGGCGCTCGGCGCGGTGCGCAACACGCGCGTGCCCCTCGTCACCAGCCTGAGCCATCTCGCCGCCGGCCGCACCGTGGTGCGCCACCAATACGATTCGGTGATGGCGAAGGGCGACCTCGTCATCGTCGGCTCGAACTACGCGGCGGCGACCGTCGCGAGCCTTTATCCCGGCGCCGCCGGCCGCATTGCGATGGTGCGGCCCGGCGTCGACCTCAAGCCCTTCGCGGGGCAAGCGATCGCGCCCGCGCGCGTGCAGGCGCTGCGCCAGGCCTGGAAGATCGCCGCCGACGAGCGCATCCTCCTGCTCGCCGCGCGGCCGAGCATCTGGAAGGGCCACAAGGTGCTCTTGGACGCGACGAGGCTGCTCATCGACATGGGCGCGCACGACCTGCGGCTCGTCTTCCTCGGCGAGGGCAAGGGCGGCGCGGCGCGCGAGGTCGAGCAGGCGATCACCGCCTCGGGCCTCGGCGCGATCGTGCGCACGGCGAAGACCTGCGCCGACATGCCGGCGGCGCTGCTCGCGGCGGCGGTCGTCGTCGTGCCGTCGATCGAGCCGGAGAGCTTCGGCCGCATCTCCGTCGAGGCGCAGGCGGTCGGCACGCCGGTCGTCGTCTCCGATCTCGGCGCGGTGCCGGAGACGGTGCTGGCGCCCCCCGACATCGAGGCGAGCCGTCGCACCGGCTGGCGCGTCTCGCCGAGCGATCCCGGCCTGCTCGCCGACGCGATCGGCGAAGCGCTGGCGCTCGGCGCCAGCAGCCGCGATGCGCTGGCGCTGCGGGCACGCCGCCACGTCGAGGCGCATTTTTCGATCGAGCGCATGGCGCGCGAGACGCTCGATGCCTATGCCGCCGTGCTCGCGCGCAAGGCGACGCAGGAATAG
- a CDS encoding exported protein of unknown function (ID:RHAL1_04033;~source:Prodigal:2.6) gives MRLIGLVLGAALAIPSAGLVGPAAAQPAPAPAASPSAPPAAPLTVTPQDPEMVARRMARRAARVDRDIETLRAGLQLTPAQAALWPPVAEAIHGVDTARGFRFKQTMENAPSQVDGLKMQGDHMAAMGAAIARLADATKPLVASLTPDQKSRIPSLLQGVRLPKVMGRALDVPKDTSAPSWGIGDEAPAGGAGTPAQGTAAQPIPAPAAAPPAGTANAPKPDADEE, from the coding sequence ATGCGATTGATCGGTCTGGTTCTCGGCGCGGCGCTTGCGATCCCGTCGGCCGGGCTCGTCGGCCCGGCGGCTGCGCAGCCCGCGCCTGCGCCGGCGGCCTCCCCCTCGGCGCCGCCGGCGGCCCCGCTGACGGTCACGCCGCAGGACCCCGAGATGGTCGCGCGGCGCATGGCGCGGCGGGCGGCACGCGTCGACCGGGACATCGAGACGCTGCGCGCCGGCCTGCAGCTCACCCCCGCCCAGGCGGCCCTTTGGCCGCCCGTCGCCGAGGCGATCCATGGCGTCGATACGGCGCGCGGCTTCCGCTTCAAGCAGACGATGGAAAACGCGCCGAGCCAGGTCGACGGGCTGAAGATGCAGGGCGACCACATGGCCGCGATGGGCGCGGCGATCGCCAGGCTCGCCGACGCGACGAAGCCGCTGGTCGCGAGCCTCACGCCCGACCAGAAGAGCCGCATCCCCTCGCTGCTGCAGGGCGTGCGCCTGCCCAAGGTGATGGGCCGCGCGCTCGACGTGCCGAAGGACACCAGCGCCCCGTCCTGGGGCATCGGCGACGAGGCGCCGGCGGGCGGCGCCGGCACGCCCGCGCAGGGCACCGCGGCGCAGCCGATACCCGCGCCCGCAGCCGCGCCCCCGGCCGGCACGGCGAACGCGCCGAAGCCGGACGCCGACGAGGAGTAG
- a CDS encoding Alpha/beta hydrolase family protein (ID:RHAL1_04032;~source:Prodigal:2.6), with the protein MAEPRDSRLTHPERLRVGSAPQRDIAYRRRAGSGPGVVWLGGFRSDMLATKAEALDAWARDAGRAYLRFDYSGHGESGGRFEDGTISIWLEDALAAIGAASDGPQILVGSSMGGWLALLAARRFAAEGRPPAGLVLIAPATDFTQALMWPELGPEGQRAIETTGVYLRPSEYSPEPVPITRALIEDGRRHLLLGGAIRTHAPVHILQGMRDPDVPWRHAMVLTEHLAEDPVVVTLIKDGDHRLSRPQDLERLVAAVAGIA; encoded by the coding sequence ATGGCCGAGCCTAGGGATTCACGGTTAACGCATCCGGAACGGCTGAGGGTCGGATCGGCTCCCCAGCGCGATATCGCCTACCGCCGCCGCGCCGGAAGCGGTCCCGGCGTCGTCTGGCTCGGCGGCTTCCGTTCCGATATGCTGGCGACCAAGGCCGAGGCGCTCGACGCCTGGGCGCGCGACGCCGGCCGTGCGTACCTGCGCTTCGACTATTCCGGCCATGGCGAGTCCGGCGGCCGCTTCGAGGACGGCACGATCTCGATCTGGCTCGAGGACGCACTCGCGGCGATCGGCGCGGCATCCGATGGGCCGCAGATCCTCGTCGGCTCGTCGATGGGCGGCTGGCTGGCGCTGCTCGCGGCGCGCCGGTTCGCGGCCGAGGGGCGGCCGCCGGCCGGGCTCGTGCTCATCGCGCCGGCGACCGACTTCACGCAGGCGCTGATGTGGCCCGAGCTCGGACCCGAGGGGCAGCGGGCAATCGAGACCACCGGCGTCTACCTGCGGCCTTCCGAATATTCGCCGGAGCCTGTGCCGATCACCCGCGCGCTGATCGAGGACGGCCGCCGGCATCTCCTGCTCGGCGGCGCGATCCGCACGCACGCGCCCGTCCACATCCTGCAGGGCATGCGCGATCCCGACGTGCCGTGGCGCCACGCGATGGTGCTGACCGAGCATCTCGCCGAGGACCCGGTGGTGGTCACGCTGATCAAGGACGGCGACCATCGCCTGTCGCGGCCGCAGGATCTCGAGAGGCTCGTCGCCGCCGTCGCAGGGATCGCATAG
- a CDS encoding hypothetical protein (ID:RHAL1_04043;~conserved protein of unknown function;~source:Prodigal:2.6) has product MSETWMTKYGPRKVRRDPPTLAEAIAAAQGLTDDPAGQIEIAAELMGASPADVKAEMLRLAPDRRVTRLVSAPSREGARTVVVERKASRRVIAKTAAAGGEGEAPARKITLSPRAR; this is encoded by the coding sequence ATGTCCGAGACCTGGATGACCAAGTATGGGCCGCGCAAGGTCCGCCGCGACCCACCGACGCTGGCGGAAGCGATCGCTGCCGCGCAGGGGCTCACCGACGATCCGGCCGGCCAGATCGAGATCGCCGCCGAGCTGATGGGCGCGAGCCCCGCCGACGTGAAGGCCGAGATGCTGCGCCTGGCGCCCGATCGCCGCGTCACCCGGCTCGTCTCCGCGCCATCGCGCGAGGGCGCACGCACCGTGGTGGTCGAGCGCAAGGCCAGCCGCCGGGTCATCGCCAAGACGGCCGCCGCCGGCGGTGAGGGCGAGGCGCCGGCCCGGAAGATCACGCTGTCGCCGCGGGCGCGCTGA
- the infC gene encoding protein chain initiation factor IF-3 (ID:RHAL1_04030;~source:Prodigal:2.6), which produces MKAPPTPQKDGPRTNKEIRVREVQLIDAEGTNRGVTDTLVALQIAEDAALDLVEIVPNASPPVCKIMDYGKFRFLEQKKTAEQRRRQKTVEIKEIKLRPGIDEHDYDTKMKAVRRFFEEGDKVKVTLRFRGREMAHQDIGFRLLERVKAETETLAKVEAQPSMEGRQMVMVLAPR; this is translated from the coding sequence ATGAAAGCTCCGCCGACCCCGCAGAAGGACGGGCCGCGCACCAACAAGGAGATACGCGTTCGCGAGGTCCAGCTCATCGATGCCGAGGGTACCAATCGCGGCGTCACCGACACGCTGGTCGCGCTGCAGATCGCGGAGGATGCCGCTCTCGACCTCGTCGAGATCGTGCCGAACGCCAGCCCGCCCGTCTGCAAGATCATGGACTACGGCAAGTTCCGCTTCCTCGAGCAGAAGAAGACCGCCGAGCAGCGCCGCCGCCAGAAGACGGTGGAGATCAAGGAGATCAAGCTGCGCCCGGGCATCGACGAGCACGACTACGATACGAAGATGAAGGCCGTGCGTCGCTTCTTCGAAGAAGGCGACAAGGTGAAGGTGACGCTGCGCTTCCGCGGTCGCGAGATGGCGCACCAGGACATCGGTTTCCGCCTGCTCGAGCGCGTCAAGGCCGAGACCGAGACGTTGGCGAAGGTCGAGGCGCAGCCTTCGATGGAAGGCCGCCAGATGGTGATGGTCCTGGCGCCACGTTGA
- the mntR gene encoding DNA-binding transcriptional regulator of mntH (ID:RHAL1_04040;~source:Prodigal:2.6), with protein sequence MSQSLVLHAGSCQTGVKRDHRGHDARTPDMSRPTVSDTLIATEKQVASFKQARAARRTEIAEDYVELIADLIEDGGEARQVDIASRLGVAQPTVAKMLKRLAEDGLVVQKPYRGAFLTETGQALALRSRERHRLVEQFLLALGVTPETARRDTEGLEHHVSEETLEAFAHFLARRR encoded by the coding sequence ATGTCGCAATCGCTCGTCTTGCACGCCGGCTCTTGCCAAACGGGAGTGAAGCGGGATCATCGCGGCCATGACGCGCGAACGCCCGACATGAGCCGCCCCACCGTCTCCGACACGCTGATCGCGACCGAGAAGCAGGTCGCGAGCTTCAAGCAGGCGCGCGCGGCGCGGCGCACCGAGATCGCCGAGGACTATGTCGAGCTGATCGCCGACCTCATCGAGGACGGCGGCGAGGCGCGGCAGGTCGACATCGCCTCGCGGCTCGGCGTGGCGCAGCCGACCGTCGCCAAGATGCTGAAGCGGCTCGCCGAGGACGGGCTCGTCGTGCAGAAGCCCTACCGCGGCGCCTTCCTCACCGAGACCGGGCAGGCGCTGGCGCTGCGCTCGCGCGAGCGCCACCGCCTCGTCGAGCAGTTCCTGCTGGCGCTCGGCGTGACGCCGGAGACCGCGCGGCGCGACACCGAGGGGCTCGAGCACCACGTCAGCGAGGAGACCCTCGAGGCCTTCGCACATTTCTTGGCGCGCCGGCGGTAG
- a CDS encoding dITP/XTP pyrophosphatase (source:Prodigal:2.6;~ID:RHAL1_04042) produces MKLVKDRLVIATHNPGKLREMAELLAPYEIEVVSAGELGLPEPEETATTFSGNAAIKAEAATAATGLPAFADDSGLCVAALGGAPGIYSARWAKDAGSFEAAMGRIAEPLTGRPGPHRAHFVSALALARPGAATIVVEGRVDGELVFPPRGTLGFGYDPIFRPDGHDRTFGEMSSQEKHGIPADGSRALSHRARAFQEFARTCLVD; encoded by the coding sequence ATGAAGCTCGTCAAAGACCGACTGGTCATCGCGACCCACAATCCCGGCAAGCTGCGCGAGATGGCGGAGCTGCTCGCGCCCTACGAGATCGAGGTGGTGTCGGCCGGCGAGCTCGGCCTGCCCGAGCCGGAGGAGACGGCGACGACCTTCTCCGGCAACGCCGCGATCAAAGCCGAGGCGGCGACGGCGGCGACCGGCCTGCCCGCCTTCGCCGACGATTCGGGCCTTTGCGTCGCAGCGCTCGGCGGCGCGCCGGGCATCTACTCCGCGCGCTGGGCCAAGGACGCCGGCTCGTTCGAGGCGGCAATGGGGCGGATCGCCGAGCCGCTCACCGGCAGGCCCGGGCCGCACCGCGCCCACTTCGTCTCGGCGCTGGCGCTGGCCCGGCCTGGGGCGGCGACGATCGTCGTCGAGGGGCGCGTCGACGGCGAGCTCGTCTTTCCGCCGCGCGGCACGCTCGGCTTCGGCTACGATCCGATCTTCCGCCCCGACGGGCACGACCGGACGTTCGGCGAGATGTCGTCGCAGGAGAAGCACGGCATCCCGGCCGACGGCTCCCGCGCGCTGTCGCACCGCGCGCGCGCCTTCCAGGAGTTCGCGCGCACCTGCCTCGTCGACTGA
- the moaE gene encoding molybdopterin synthase, large subunit (ID:RHAL1_04034;~source:Prodigal:2.6), translating to MPPSLMPKSSVRVQAEAFSVEAEIAALTEGRTDIGAVVTFSGLCRDEAGTLAALEIEHYPGMAEAEIARVVAEAEARWPLAGVRVIHRHGRMAPSAQIVLVVTASRHRAAAFEAASFLMDYLKASAPFWKKEHRVDGNAGDWVAAKASDDEAAARWD from the coding sequence ATGCCGCCGAGCCTGATGCCGAAGTCGAGCGTGCGCGTGCAGGCCGAGGCCTTCAGCGTCGAGGCCGAGATCGCTGCGCTGACCGAGGGTCGGACCGACATCGGCGCGGTCGTCACCTTCAGCGGGCTCTGCCGCGACGAGGCCGGCACGCTGGCGGCGCTCGAGATCGAGCACTATCCCGGCATGGCCGAGGCCGAGATCGCCCGCGTCGTCGCCGAGGCCGAGGCGCGCTGGCCGCTCGCAGGCGTCCGCGTAATCCATCGCCACGGCCGCATGGCTCCAAGCGCGCAGATCGTCCTCGTCGTCACCGCCAGCCGCCACCGCGCCGCCGCCTTCGAGGCCGCGAGCTTCCTGATGGATTACTTGAAGGCCAGCGCGCCCTTCTGGAAGAAGGAGCACCGCGTCGACGGCAACGCGGGCGACTGGGTCGCCGCCAAGGCGAGCGACGACGAGGCCGCCGCCCGCTGGGACTGA
- a CDS encoding exported protein of unknown function (ID:RHAL1_04037;~source:Prodigal:2.6), whose product MSSFMSRLVVLLAVTPLLTSAGAFADPRRPAPPQRKAPAAAAPDCELSGGSYALDYARDDRTGPVRRRLLRTAESRPAPEACPAEDVGYDLLAAAEPAPSR is encoded by the coding sequence ATGTCCAGCTTCATGTCCAGATTGGTGGTCCTGCTCGCCGTCACGCCTCTCCTGACCTCCGCCGGCGCCTTCGCCGACCCGCGGCGCCCCGCACCGCCTCAAAGAAAGGCACCCGCCGCCGCGGCGCCGGACTGCGAGCTCTCCGGCGGCTCTTACGCTCTTGATTACGCGCGCGACGATCGCACAGGCCCCGTACGCAGGCGCCTGCTCCGGACGGCCGAGTCGCGGCCTGCGCCGGAGGCCTGTCCCGCGGAAGACGTCGGCTACGATCTGCTCGCCGCGGCGGAGCCGGCGCCGTCGCGCTGA
- the pgsA gene encoding CDP-diacylglycerol--glycerol-3-phosphate 3-phosphatidyltransferase (ID:RHAL1_04036;~source:Prodigal:2.6) — protein sequence MAMTITSGGAAHRWSLPNLLTYGRIVAVPLVVGCMYWPEVDAMRWTAFGLYAAAAVTDFFDGYLARAWSQQSALGRMLDPIADKLLVAAVLFMLVSDHTLTGITVIAAIVILCRELLVSGLREFLAGLEVSMPVSKVAKWKTTAQLLALGFLICGPAGDKVLPHNTGIGITLLWIAALLTIYTGWDYLTSGIRHILDMEA from the coding sequence ATGGCGATGACGATCACATCCGGCGGCGCAGCCCACCGTTGGAGCCTGCCGAACCTGCTGACATACGGCAGGATCGTCGCGGTGCCCCTCGTCGTCGGGTGCATGTACTGGCCTGAGGTCGACGCGATGCGCTGGACGGCCTTCGGGCTCTACGCCGCCGCCGCCGTCACCGACTTCTTCGACGGCTACCTGGCGAGGGCCTGGTCGCAGCAGTCGGCGCTCGGCCGCATGCTCGATCCGATCGCCGACAAGCTGCTCGTCGCCGCCGTGCTGTTCATGCTGGTGAGCGACCATACGCTCACCGGCATCACCGTCATCGCGGCGATCGTCATCCTCTGTCGCGAGCTGCTCGTCTCCGGCCTGCGCGAGTTCCTGGCCGGCCTCGAGGTCTCCATGCCGGTCAGCAAGGTCGCCAAGTGGAAGACGACGGCGCAGCTCCTCGCGCTGGGCTTCCTCATCTGCGGGCCGGCCGGCGACAAGGTGCTGCCGCACAATACCGGCATCGGCATCACGCTGCTTTGGATCGCGGCGCTGCTCACCATCTATACGGGATGGGACTACCTGACCTCGGGCATCCGGCACATCCTGGACATGGAAGCATGA
- a CDS encoding hypothetical protein (ID:RHAL1_04044;~conserved protein of unknown function;~source:Prodigal:2.6), translated as MRYFLDAEFNGFGGQLISLALVPETKGADPFYVVFACPDPEPWTAAHVMPVLRTAPVTRAEATQKLAAYLAEDEEAVIVADWPEDIAHLALLMVTGPGARLPTPTLIFELLDLPLFDAQSSSEVPHNACYDAMALRDYVLRTDH; from the coding sequence TTGCGCTACTTTCTCGATGCCGAGTTCAACGGCTTCGGCGGCCAGCTGATCTCGCTGGCGCTGGTTCCGGAGACCAAGGGCGCCGATCCCTTCTATGTCGTCTTCGCCTGCCCCGATCCCGAGCCGTGGACGGCCGCGCACGTGATGCCGGTGCTGCGCACCGCGCCGGTCACCCGGGCCGAGGCGACGCAGAAGCTCGCCGCGTACCTCGCTGAGGACGAAGAGGCGGTGATCGTCGCCGACTGGCCAGAGGACATCGCGCATCTGGCGCTTCTCATGGTCACCGGACCCGGCGCGCGCCTCCCGACGCCGACACTGATTTTCGAGCTGCTCGACCTGCCGCTGTTCGATGCGCAGAGCTCGAGCGAGGTGCCGCACAACGCCTGCTACGATGCCATGGCGCTGCGCGACTACGTGCTGCGGACGGACCACTAG
- the mntH_2 gene encoding manganese/divalent cation transporter (ID:RHAL1_04039;~source:Prodigal:2.6) yields MSDGGTLSARTTAAIDDIVAGRARVHPLRLLVFAGPAVIASIAYMDPGNFATNIQAGARYGYALLWVVVAANLMAMMAQALSAKLGIVTGRNLAELSRDSFPRPVVLGMWLVSEVAAMATDLAELLGGAIGLSLLLHLPLIVGMLVTALITYGLLLLDRGGYRPTELAIGGFVVLIALCYVLELTIAPIDWGTAMRHSVLPSLPDGAAVTIAVGIIGATVMPHAIYLHSGLTQHRATTDSDAARRRLVAFSNREVVVALGLAGIVNLAMVMTAAAAFHGKHDDVAEIGQAYVTLSPLLGPLAAGSSWCRCWPRASPARWSAPWPGR; encoded by the coding sequence ATGAGTGACGGCGGCACCCTTTCGGCCAGGACGACGGCGGCGATCGACGACATCGTCGCGGGCCGCGCACGCGTGCATCCCCTGCGCCTGCTCGTCTTCGCCGGCCCAGCGGTCATCGCGTCGATCGCCTACATGGACCCCGGCAACTTCGCCACGAACATCCAGGCCGGCGCGCGCTACGGCTATGCGCTTCTCTGGGTCGTCGTCGCGGCCAACCTGATGGCGATGATGGCGCAGGCGCTCTCCGCCAAGCTCGGCATCGTCACCGGCCGCAACCTCGCCGAGCTGAGCCGCGACAGCTTCCCGCGCCCCGTCGTGCTCGGCATGTGGCTCGTCAGCGAGGTCGCCGCGATGGCCACCGACCTCGCCGAGCTGCTCGGCGGCGCGATCGGCCTCTCGCTGCTGCTCCACCTGCCGCTCATCGTCGGCATGCTGGTGACGGCGCTCATCACCTACGGCCTGCTGCTGCTCGATCGCGGCGGCTACCGCCCGACCGAGCTGGCGATCGGCGGCTTCGTGGTGCTCATCGCGCTCTGCTACGTGCTGGAGCTGACGATCGCGCCGATCGACTGGGGCACCGCGATGCGCCATTCCGTGCTGCCGAGCCTCCCGGACGGCGCGGCGGTGACGATCGCCGTCGGCATCATCGGCGCTACCGTCATGCCGCACGCCATCTACCTGCACTCGGGCCTGACGCAGCATCGCGCCACCACGGACAGCGATGCGGCGCGCCGCCGGCTCGTCGCCTTCTCGAACCGCGAGGTCGTCGTGGCGCTCGGCCTCGCCGGGATCGTCAATCTCGCGATGGTGATGACGGCGGCCGCCGCCTTCCACGGCAAGCACGACGACGTCGCCGAGATCGGGCAGGCCTATGTCACGCTCTCGCCCCTGCTCGGGCCGCTGGCCGCCGGGTCTTCCTGGTGTCGCTGCTGGCCTCGGGCCTCTCCAGCTCGGTGGTCGGCACCATGGCCGGGCAGATGA
- the moaD gene encoding Molybdopterin synthase sulfur carrier subunit (ID:RHAL1_04035;~source:Prodigal:2.6) gives MKAVYFAWVRERIGKGEETLTPPADVATVADLIAWLKARGEGYHAAFAEPATIRTAIDRGHVKHDAAIAGAREIAFFPPMTGG, from the coding sequence ATGAAGGCCGTCTATTTCGCCTGGGTGCGCGAGCGCATCGGCAAGGGCGAGGAGACGCTGACCCCGCCCGCCGACGTCGCCACCGTCGCCGATCTCATCGCCTGGCTGAAGGCGCGCGGCGAGGGCTACCACGCGGCGTTCGCCGAGCCCGCGACGATCCGCACCGCGATCGACCGCGGCCACGTCAAGCACGACGCCGCGATCGCCGGGGCGCGCGAGATCGCCTTCTTTCCGCCGATGACCGGCGGCTGA
- the paeX gene encoding Acetylesterase (ID:RHAL1_04041;~source:Prodigal:2.6), with protein MSLDRRDWILGAAALASMGGKAHAEPPVAAPAPSGNPPPADLKTIDLWPRVPPGGPGPNGFEQVTPGGAVTNIIKPRMVMQRPSTKPNGASVLILGGGGYRRIGIASESRPTADWLGAHGVTSFILYYRLPNGGWPRSAPFQDAQRAMRIIRSRANELGLDESQIGIIGYSAGGHCAGMTSMKPDAHLYEPVDDVDKVSARPDFAGLIYPVLTMMPPNRTKISTMTLLGPNPTLKESMDMSVELQVTDDAPTTFLAQATDDPIAPVENSLLLFAALRRVHVPVELHAFRSGGHGFNIGSVGTEDRAWPTLFATWAGFTKA; from the coding sequence TTGTCCCTCGACCGACGCGATTGGATACTCGGCGCCGCCGCCCTCGCGTCGATGGGCGGCAAGGCGCACGCCGAGCCGCCGGTCGCCGCGCCGGCGCCGAGCGGCAACCCGCCGCCCGCCGACCTCAAGACCATCGACCTGTGGCCGCGCGTCCCGCCGGGTGGTCCGGGCCCCAACGGCTTCGAGCAGGTGACGCCGGGCGGCGCCGTCACCAACATCATCAAGCCGCGCATGGTGATGCAGCGCCCGTCGACCAAGCCGAACGGCGCCTCCGTGCTGATCCTGGGCGGCGGCGGCTATCGCCGCATCGGCATCGCGAGCGAAAGCCGGCCGACCGCCGACTGGCTCGGCGCGCACGGCGTCACGAGCTTCATCCTCTACTACCGGCTGCCGAACGGCGGCTGGCCGCGCTCGGCACCGTTCCAGGACGCGCAGCGCGCAATGCGGATCATCCGCTCGCGGGCCAACGAGCTCGGCCTCGACGAATCGCAGATCGGGATCATCGGCTATTCCGCCGGCGGCCACTGCGCCGGCATGACCTCGATGAAGCCCGACGCGCACCTCTACGAGCCCGTCGACGACGTCGACAAGGTGTCGGCGCGGCCGGACTTCGCCGGGCTGATCTACCCCGTCCTCACCATGATGCCGCCGAACCGCACCAAGATCTCGACCATGACGCTGCTGGGGCCGAACCCGACGCTTAAGGAGAGCATGGACATGTCGGTCGAGCTGCAGGTCACCGACGACGCGCCGACCACCTTCCTCGCGCAGGCGACCGACGACCCGATCGCCCCGGTCGAGAACAGCCTGCTGCTGTTTGCCGCGCTGCGGCGCGTGCACGTGCCGGTCGAGCTGCACGCCTTTCGCTCCGGCGGGCACGGCTTCAACATCGGCAGCGTCGGCACCGAGGATCGCGCCTGGCCCACCCTCTTCGCGACCTGGGCCGGCTTCACCAAGGCTTGA
- the mntH_1 gene encoding manganese/divalent cation transporter (ID:RHAL1_04038;~source:Prodigal:2.6) produces the protein MAGQMIMAGFLKMRVPILVRRLVTMAPAFVVVAYGIDPTKALVMSQVVLSFALPVPLVALVILMRRRELMGDFVNSRLTHATAVVGTILICLLNVVLILQTLGVAIPGLPAV, from the coding sequence ATGGCCGGGCAGATGATCATGGCCGGCTTCCTGAAGATGCGTGTGCCGATCCTCGTTCGGCGCCTCGTCACCATGGCGCCCGCCTTCGTCGTCGTCGCCTACGGCATCGATCCGACGAAGGCCCTGGTCATGAGCCAGGTCGTGCTGAGCTTCGCGCTGCCGGTGCCGCTCGTCGCGCTGGTCATCCTGATGCGGCGGCGCGAGCTGATGGGAGATTTCGTCAACTCGCGGCTGACGCATGCCACCGCCGTCGTCGGCACGATCCTGATCTGCCTCCTGAACGTGGTGTTGATCTTGCAGACACTCGGCGTGGCGATCCCGGGGCTTCCAGCCGTCTGA